One window of Candidatus Poribacteria bacterium genomic DNA carries:
- the hslV gene encoding ATP-dependent protease subunit HslV, with amino-acid sequence MRIRATTILAVRRDGEVAIGGDGQVTLGDTAMKHGARKIRKIHNDKVLIGFAGSASDAITLYENLEKKLEQYRGNLQKSAVELAREWRSDRVLRQVDALMIAADANDSYLISGSGDVIAPDDDVLAIGSGGSIALAAARAMLKYSDLTAKEIALEALQLTSEICIYTNAKIEVDTIDI; translated from the coding sequence ATGCGAATTCGCGCAACAACAATTTTAGCCGTTCGTCGCGACGGTGAGGTTGCTATCGGGGGTGATGGTCAAGTCACTTTAGGCGACACAGCGATGAAACACGGAGCACGCAAAATCCGTAAGATCCATAACGACAAGGTACTCATCGGTTTTGCGGGTTCCGCATCGGATGCAATTACTTTATATGAAAATTTAGAGAAAAAACTGGAGCAATACCGTGGAAATCTTCAGAAATCAGCAGTAGAACTCGCACGAGAGTGGCGCAGCGATAGAGTTCTAAGACAGGTGGATGCCTTAATGATCGCTGCGGATGCCAATGACAGTTATCTCATTTCGGGAAGCGGCGATGTTATTGCCCCGGATGACGATGTTCTCGCAATTGGTTCTGGTGGGTCTATCGCCCTCGCTGCGGCGAGAGCCATGCTCAAATACTCAGATTTGACCGCAAAAGAGATCGCTTTAGAGGCACTTCAACTCACAAGTGAAATTTGTATCTACACGAATGCTAAAATTGAGGTTGACACAATTGATATTTAA
- the rpsI gene encoding 30S ribosomal protein S9: protein MAIEQFWGTGRRKTSVARVRIIPGGEAGVTVNKKPIQEYFDRADHWQAAQRPIEHVEKVGEYAVHVNVKGGGKTGQSGAISHGLARALVKADESLKSSLKKGGFLTRDPRMVERKKYGQKGARARFQFSKR from the coding sequence ATGGCTATTGAACAATTCTGGGGGACCGGCAGACGCAAGACCTCAGTCGCGCGCGTTCGAATCATCCCCGGTGGTGAAGCTGGGGTTACCGTTAACAAAAAACCGATTCAAGAGTATTTCGATCGTGCAGACCACTGGCAGGCAGCACAACGCCCTATTGAACATGTTGAGAAGGTCGGCGAATATGCTGTGCATGTCAACGTGAAAGGTGGCGGAAAGACTGGACAGTCTGGGGCAATCTCACACGGACTTGCGCGTGCGCTTGTCAAAGCAGACGAATCTTTGAAGTCTTCGTTAAAAAAGGGTGGGTTTTTGACGCGCGATCCGAGAATGGTCGAGAGAAAGAAGTACGGGCAGAAGGGCGCACGGGCACGCTTTCAATTCTCTAAACGTTAG
- a CDS encoding TRC40/GET3/ArsA family transport-energizing ATPase encodes MRIILYTGKGGVGKTTIAAATGIKLAELGYKTIVISLDVAHSLRDAFDNHEKLVRQHKEKQIRIKDNLWIQEINVQEAIVEYWDDVYSYIRSLLNRSGLDSLVAEEIAVFPGMEEICALLYINQYVREKSYDVIILDCAPTGESLRFVSIPTTLEWYMSHIFKLERNLAKLAGPVIERVSSVPIPRDNYFQNIQDLFDKLEGIDGVLTDPEITTVRLVTNPEKIVIKETQRAFMYFCLYGLCIDAVIINRIFPDGIDASYFEAWKQTQQHYIEEAMDYFSDVPVWKVNLFSEEIVGEQGLHRLADTLYSEINPADQFSKERPYQFQKTANAYQLSMRLPFLSKDEIELTKHGDELIVTVGGFKQHVTLPRTLSNKKTTGAKLTGDQLVITFEGENQL; translated from the coding sequence ATGCGAATTATTCTTTATACAGGTAAAGGGGGTGTCGGCAAAACAACCATTGCCGCCGCTACGGGCATCAAACTCGCGGAACTTGGTTACAAGACTATTGTCATCTCGCTTGACGTGGCACACTCACTCCGAGATGCTTTTGATAACCACGAGAAACTTGTCCGCCAGCACAAAGAGAAACAAATCCGAATCAAAGACAACCTTTGGATACAGGAGATTAACGTTCAGGAAGCAATTGTTGAATACTGGGATGATGTGTACAGTTATATCCGTTCTTTGCTGAATCGTTCCGGGCTTGACAGTCTCGTTGCCGAGGAGATAGCCGTTTTTCCGGGGATGGAAGAGATTTGTGCCCTTCTCTATATCAACCAATATGTCCGTGAAAAGAGTTATGATGTAATTATCCTTGACTGCGCGCCCACCGGGGAGTCGCTCCGGTTCGTTAGTATCCCGACAACTTTAGAGTGGTACATGAGCCACATTTTCAAATTGGAACGCAATCTTGCAAAACTTGCAGGTCCAGTGATTGAACGCGTGAGTTCGGTCCCGATTCCGCGGGATAACTACTTTCAAAATATCCAAGATCTATTCGATAAGTTGGAAGGGATTGATGGCGTGCTGACAGATCCCGAAATCACGACAGTCCGTTTGGTAACAAATCCCGAAAAAATCGTTATCAAAGAGACACAACGCGCGTTTATGTATTTTTGCCTTTACGGACTCTGTATCGACGCAGTGATCATCAACCGTATCTTTCCTGATGGAATCGATGCTTCATACTTTGAAGCGTGGAAGCAAACGCAGCAGCACTATATTGAAGAGGCGATGGACTATTTCTCGGACGTACCCGTTTGGAAGGTGAATCTGTTCTCTGAAGAGATCGTAGGGGAACAAGGGCTACACCGGTTGGCAGATACGCTCTATTCAGAGATTAATCCAGCAGATCAGTTTTCTAAAGAACGTCCGTATCAATTCCAAAAAACAGCAAATGCGTATCAGTTGTCTATGCGTCTCCCCTTTTTGAGCAAAGATGAGATTGAATTGACAAAACATGGTGATGAATTAATTGTCACGGTTGGTGGCTTTAAGCAACATGTCACATTACCGCGGACCCTCTCGAATAAAAAAACAACCGGTGCAAAACTAACCGGCGATCAACTCGTGATTACGTTTGAGGGAGAAAATCAACTTTAG
- the rplM gene encoding 50S ribosomal protein L13: MVLKTKTYFPKTDKDIRWYVVDAEGQVLGRLASRIAQVLRGKNDPRYTPHADLGFRVAVVNAEKVQVTGNKREQKTYFRHSGYPGGDKYRTFDEQMARKPEAILTNAVRGMLPKNHLGRQLMKGLKVYAGPTHPHQAQEPEVLTFD, encoded by the coding sequence ATGGTACTGAAAACGAAAACCTATTTTCCAAAAACGGATAAAGACATTAGATGGTATGTGGTGGACGCGGAGGGACAAGTGCTCGGGCGTTTAGCCTCCCGCATCGCACAGGTGCTGCGTGGAAAAAATGACCCGCGGTATACACCTCACGCCGATTTAGGTTTTCGCGTTGCTGTTGTGAATGCGGAGAAAGTACAGGTCACGGGCAATAAAAGAGAGCAGAAAACCTATTTTAGGCATAGTGGCTACCCCGGTGGTGATAAATACCGAACTTTCGACGAACAGATGGCTCGGAAGCCGGAGGCGATTCTCACAAATGCCGTCAGAGGGATGCTCCCGAAGAATCATCTCGGTCGGCAACTGATGAAAGGTCTCAAGGTTTACGCTGGACCGACACACCCGCACCAAGCACAGGAACCGGAAGTCTTAACATTTGATTAA
- the hslU gene encoding ATP-dependent protease ATPase subunit HslU: MNATRDKNTLAAALTPRQIVEELDKYIIGQFEAKRSVAIALRNRARRQMLAEDMQDEVSPKNIIMIGSTGVGKTEIARRLARLVDAPFIKVEASKYTEIGYVGRDVESMIRDLTETAISRVKAEQTEAVQEKARESTEERLLDCIFPVPRSLQRRPRLQDDALDEPEEEDDDINLQLPFDLGSDTETEAEEAREKERERYLKTREKFRDWLREGRLEDKPVEVNVKHQSMPFVEIFSPGGIEEMDINFKDMFSNILPNQTKKRRVPVSEARTILMQEESEKLIDMDAVITEAIQRVENSGIVFLDEIDKIAGRESRHGPDISREGVQRDILPIIEGSTVTSKYGAVRTHHILFIAAGAFHVSSPSDLIPELQGRFPIRVELKSLNKSNFKSILTEPKNALVKQYTALLHTEGIEATITDDAIDKIAALAFQVNESVEDIGARRLHTIMEKLFENLFFDAPDLEKNSITIDANYVSSELAEIVRDQDLSRYIL; the protein is encoded by the coding sequence CTGAATGCAACGCGTGACAAAAACACTTTAGCGGCTGCACTCACGCCGCGGCAGATTGTTGAGGAGTTAGATAAATATATTATCGGGCAGTTTGAGGCGAAACGTTCCGTCGCTATTGCCCTTCGCAATCGCGCGCGGCGCCAGATGTTGGCAGAAGATATGCAAGACGAAGTCTCACCGAAGAACATCATCATGATAGGTTCGACAGGTGTAGGAAAAACTGAGATCGCACGTAGACTTGCTCGCCTCGTTGACGCGCCCTTCATCAAAGTAGAAGCGTCAAAGTATACCGAAATCGGTTACGTAGGACGAGATGTTGAATCCATGATTCGCGATCTCACTGAAACCGCTATCAGCCGGGTCAAGGCAGAGCAAACTGAGGCGGTTCAGGAAAAGGCACGCGAATCCACTGAGGAACGACTATTGGATTGCATTTTCCCCGTGCCACGTTCGCTCCAGCGACGACCTCGCTTACAAGACGACGCACTTGACGAGCCAGAGGAAGAGGATGATGACATCAACCTTCAACTTCCGTTCGATCTCGGTTCTGATACCGAGACCGAAGCCGAGGAAGCCAGAGAGAAGGAACGCGAACGCTATCTCAAGACTCGTGAGAAATTTAGGGATTGGCTGCGGGAAGGTAGACTTGAGGATAAACCGGTTGAAGTCAACGTCAAACATCAGAGCATGCCCTTTGTTGAAATCTTCTCACCCGGTGGTATTGAGGAGATGGACATCAATTTCAAGGATATGTTCAGTAACATTCTACCGAATCAGACGAAGAAGCGACGAGTCCCGGTCTCCGAAGCGCGCACTATCTTGATGCAAGAGGAATCTGAAAAACTCATTGATATGGACGCTGTTATCACTGAAGCCATTCAAAGGGTTGAAAACTCTGGCATCGTTTTTTTAGATGAAATCGACAAGATCGCAGGCAGAGAATCTCGGCACGGACCCGACATTTCACGTGAAGGGGTGCAGCGCGATATCCTTCCCATCATCGAAGGCAGCACCGTAACCTCGAAATACGGAGCGGTGCGCACACATCACATTCTGTTCATTGCTGCTGGCGCATTTCATGTCTCAAGTCCATCTGACCTCATCCCAGAACTACAAGGCAGATTCCCAATACGAGTCGAACTGAAAAGTCTAAATAAGAGTAACTTTAAATCCATTCTGACGGAACCGAAGAACGCTTTAGTCAAACAGTACACTGCTCTGCTTCACACGGAGGGAATTGAGGCAACTATCACCGATGATGCGATTGACAAAATCGCTGCACTCGCCTTCCAAGTGAATGAATCCGTCGAGGACATCGGCGCGCGTCGTCTGCATACTATTATGGAAAAACTCTTTGAAAATCTCTTCTTTGACGCACCTGACCTTGAGAAGAACAGCATCACTATTGATGCTAACTACGTCAGTTCCGAATTGGCTGAAATCGTTAGAGATCAGGATTTGAGCAGATACATCCTTTAA